From Abyssibius alkaniclasticus:
CGCCGCGATATGTATATCGAGCTTCAGACCATTCTGAGCACCGATGGCGGCGTTGTCGTGCCGATGTTTGCCAACTACGTCATCGCCATGACCACAGCCGTGGGCCATGAAGAGCAGCTTGGCTCGAACATGGATATGGATAGCGAGCGCAGCATCGAACGGTGGTGGTTCGTCTGATAACCGCAGAATTGTGCGATTGGGGCGGCCCGGTGTGGCCGCCCCTTTCTTTTGCGCTATACCAAGCGCGCTGCATTGGCTAAAACACGGCATGGCCCCAATGACAAACCCGATGGACAAGAAAAACAGCTATGCGCTATCTTCTGGGAGTTGACGGTGGCGGCACCGGGTGCCGCGTGGCCATTGCCGATATGCATGGCGCCGTTTTGGCCGAATGCCGGGGTGGTGCCGCCAATATCGCCACGAATTACACGCAAGCCCGCGCCAATATCATTGCCGCCTGTGCCGAGGCTGTTGCCGCAGCCGGCCTGCCGGAAGGCGCGCTCGGGCAATGCCATGCCGTGCTGGGGCTTGCAGGCTCCAATCTTGGCGACTATGCCGCCCGGCTTGGCGCCGACCTGCCCTTCGCGGCCAATGAAATCGTGAATGACTCGATCATCACACTGGAAGGCGCGATTGGCGGGGTCGAAGGCTGCATCGCCGCCATTGGCACCGGCTCGGTCTTTGCAGCGCGCGACGCGCAGGGCGTGCATATGCTGGGCGGCTGGGGCTTCTTGCTGGGCGATGACGGGTCTGGCGCGCGGCTGGGCAAGGATATCCTGCACCTCACCGTGCTGGCCCATGACGGTGTGCGCCCCCATAGCCCGCTGACCGCCGACCTGCTGGCCGAGTTCAGCAACCGCCCGGATGTGATTGTGGAAACCGCGAAAACATGGTCGCCCGGCGATTTTGGCAAACTCGCCCCGCGCGTGGTCGAAGCCTGGCGGCAGGGCGACGCCCATGCGACCGCCGTGCTGGGCCATCATGCCGATCTTGTGCAAGACAGTCTCGATGCGCTTGGCTTCTCACCCGACAAGGCCTTTTGTATGCTTGGCGGGCTTGGCCATGTCTATCTGGAATTGCTCGACCCGAAATATCAGGCCGCAGCCCAACCCCCCAAAGGCAACGCGCTCAGCGGCGCTGTGGCGCTGGCCCATCGGCAGTTTGGCGCGCCCTAGCAGCGCGGCGCGGGCACAATGCCACCAGCAGGCACTGCCCTGGCCGCGCCGCCCCCGCGCGTCAGCGCAAACCAAGGCAACGCGCAAGCGCAAACCAAGGCAACGCGTCAGCGCAAACCAAGGCAAGGCGCAAACCAAGGCAAGGTGCAAGCGCAACTTCTTGTCTAGTCGTGGAAGTGGCAGGCCACCTCATGGCCGTTTTCCAGCACCTCCAGCACCGGGCGCTTCT
This genomic window contains:
- a CDS encoding BadF/BadG/BcrA/BcrD ATPase family protein, which produces MRYLLGVDGGGTGCRVAIADMHGAVLAECRGGAANIATNYTQARANIIAACAEAVAAAGLPEGALGQCHAVLGLAGSNLGDYAARLGADLPFAANEIVNDSIITLEGAIGGVEGCIAAIGTGSVFAARDAQGVHMLGGWGFLLGDDGSGARLGKDILHLTVLAHDGVRPHSPLTADLLAEFSNRPDVIVETAKTWSPGDFGKLAPRVVEAWRQGDAHATAVLGHHADLVQDSLDALGFSPDKAFCMLGGLGHVYLELLDPKYQAAAQPPKGNALSGAVALAHRQFGAP